The following are encoded together in the Ooceraea biroi isolate clonal line C1 chromosome 2, Obir_v5.4, whole genome shotgun sequence genome:
- the LOC105287932 gene encoding uncharacterized protein LOC105287932 isoform X1 encodes MMEPPLTSKVLRAPNLKRGQENIRIQERIKLERVLGVTVSSNAALDCDATSELVAYPAGCTVVLFNPRKNSQAHVLNACRKTVTSLALAGDGKLLATGECGHMPNVRVWDISDPHNAVQIAEFPGHKYGINCVAFSPSNKYVVSVGSQHDMIVNVWDWRNNVKVASNKVSSKVKAVCFAENGNYFVTVGNRHVKFWYLEYSRSAKYKEPVPLMGRSAILGEQRNNDFVDVACGRGEMADSTYAITKTGLLCEFNNRRLLDKWVELRTSSANCMAVGDKYIFIGCAEGIVRCFSPSTLQFVTTLPRTHYLGVDVAQGLSISHMSQHPPNAKYPDAIALAFDERNNKLTCVYNDHSIYVWDVRDIRRVGKSHSFLYHSACIWGVEMYPAGPDSIGAMPPGSFITCSSDDTIRVWNMEKDISPNDTLYKRNIYSNELLKVLYVDPELTYLKDLDLAAAGSTEKSDASYDGRNGVRSIRVSPDGKHLASGDRSGNIRIHDISSLEELCLIEAHDAEVLCLEYSRFSRSLADTPRLLASASRDRLIHVFSVDQEYNFLQTLDDHSSSITAVRFFNQSNQNNQIQMVSCGADKSIIFRQLQSTPGGMPQFARGHNAQGKTTLYDMEVDSGQKHVLTACQDRNIRVYNVATGKHSKTFKGSVSDDGSLIKVVLDASGIYVATSCTDKTLCVYDYYSGECMATMVGHSELVTGLRFSPDCRHLVSASGDGCVFVWRVPHDMIVTMQARLAQQAMRAGKRPPHVNGDGIDVQLDNETYGSPPLDFLDPNANPTPQSASVDYRFSVGQLPLWAKKQINTASSTDDGAALGSNVRSLGVDLPKGRWAQRVQQGDGITVKSVYDSDEVIPFPSRSAIDSDGGVGGGGGSKDSSIDSGTETKCSSDYRRETIVSKREEEESVFRACPESFREIENETKQVIDDKVTVRSSNSMDLTRQSRSRHHTDDSSLGSFKFEDHESTEHDGDVEDYSEGENGTTGSEKSHHRLMYYPPPEDIVSNQFTVNAMDVEELRRSQRRQKRLKNAENGRTSELTASGSQDESDSEGGASTPSAERNPLSMLSEASSEGFDQLAKQSHREKYLKNAFESLSGAEEPPNRVKATSISSQFHGRLNENSTVTTKVRNAAVVNATKHARSDADVVKKREELQRRIEETRRKLQSVGYRSSLKSSQSISDLSSHIPEKHHRSSRLGTGNRSSQQSQFLKPTNPCKPMLNPKPAFKTQQLINKVQGVGSALPKLEVPNENCLSKSQTASYVSERAKATLSRPLTLTLKKTEKYKLSLNKANQSLPESPVCEELKLLKEQCKKNISRFARFAQKRRSCSYFIGLHDNAEDIESIAKSFESLPAMNERNMENLKESMDDPDEGNGNFSDDSLEGDFKNPPRRCVSDHQINLHMDDHRNYPNYQSLQRRILTGSQESVLSDASVESFSKGSAEILDYNHYDHDRHSSASFFLSRRRMQAGRSQESILTDESDYQMFPLRENCADHRSTESVLTDDSDSLVKSAPLEMLFDSHYKRKRQNSETYSGNPGNAVETATDNERGSANENELRRAVFRSKSLQDTRISKAKNDVNFAEDNAPVKTHVYYEFSLDNARKDNAMDATICDKSESTTPRGNSLQVPSTPITPMTESLMILNDFVAHKPPKPKRNSSRTQSMRNRARPSWKYLDAPLSSATGKLTVDSDSHVLSSTNPAYLDYRVTRSDLGVKRDPNNSDAIEQFLQSTVHYPERSNDDKDKFYSLQPHHRADKNVNLRDESMYGNDDSSHLTKSHYLANKIHDTGEEQTAAAGKERIHCFDDEIPTKDTGETYDSLEPGATSCDLQTMELRTADSNLRSTNERIASLDASVDVRITRAIEGTVKLLSKEFENLVRKKQYFMKEKCLRLAQETNENFAKLEAERDGRACAIKRDARLQSGGEDSDCADVSAMDRSLMESGSSTSASSCTNSPKRMWPPASRCQSHMKWTKTLPTIDQAILPTKHPYAAGSSGGRISSKVIDSEEEGGGMRRACSLSDLSVSPPNRLLHGPVQVSGKLASKNVSSTSRTVSGIANAGNQSRHASGKNHSTHITRSSSVGVLNQSDSESDAGVTTGGSNRGWNSQSGNSRMSGLMRPTISSQNKINHQNKSNTFGGNVSSILRRRGMQGAFSTVNLSQVGNQEDSSSEDTSSNGNGGKPALPPRPRSISIDHSSASLSLPGTTVRRSGSTTIVTNGRSGANMIGQNGNRMSAMNRNQLEPSPHELPVKDTDRAIDVASAELGTDKTLVSTQLCNTIADELTRTADNVVQLYKRLTIDNDDDPSREAIDRDTMLRGLESSVNETMRTLRLVVAGGESHNDGTGDSIVTNEATAKFQELLAGQDQGKVVNMMQQYSELLLTMMQQRMGGTHSSHT; translated from the exons ATCAAACTAGAACGGGTACTAGGCGTGACTGTTTCCAGCAATGCAGCCTTGGATTGCGACGCGACCAGCGAGCTGGTCGCTTATCCAGCTGG CTGCACCGTTGTGCTGTTCAATCCACGGAAAAACAGTCAAGCGCACGTGTTGAACGCCTGTCGCAAGACGGTGACTTCTCTGGCGCTCGCCGGAGATGGCAAGCTTCTGGCTACGGGCGAATGCGGCCACATGCCGAACGTTCGTGTCTGGGATATCTCCGATCCGCATAATGCCGTGCAGATTGCAGAATTTCCCGGACACAAGTACGGCATCAACTGTGTG GCGTTCTCGCCCAGCAATAAGTACGTTGTGTCGGTCGGCTCGCAACACGACATGATCGTCAACGTGTGGGATTGGAGGAACAACGTTAAAGTAGCGTCCAACAAAGTTTCGAGCAAGGTAAAGGCCGTCTGTTTCGCGGAGAATGGTAATTATTTCGTTACTGTGGGCAACAGACACGTCAAGTTTTGGTACCTGGAATATTCGCGCAGTGCCAAG TACAAGGAACCCGTGCCTTTGATGGGCCGATCTGCCATATTAGGAGAGCAGAGGAACAACGATTTCGTTGACGTAGCCTGCGGCAGGGGGGAAATGGCCGACTCCACGTACGCGATTACCAAAACGGGTCTGTTGTGCGAATTTAATAACAGGAGGCTCTTGGACAAATGGGTTGAGCTCCGA ACGAGCAGTGCCAATTGTATGGCGGTCGGGGATAAATACATCTTTATCGGATGCGCCGAAGGAATTGTTAGATGTTTTAGTCCTAGTACGCTTCAATTTGTTACTACGCTACCAAGGACGCATTACTTGGGAGTCGATGTCGCGCAAGGATTATCTATCAG tcACATGTCTCAACATCCACCGAACGCCAAGTATCCGGACGCGATCGCGTTGGCGTTCGACGAGCGAAACAACAAGTTGACCTGCGTCTACAACGACCACAGTATCTACGTTTGGGATGTGAGGGACATTAGGCGCGTCGGCAAGTCGCATTCGTTCCTATACCATTCGGCCTGCATCTGGGGCGTCGAGATGTATCCGGCTGGTCCAGACTCGATCGGCGCGATGCCGCCCGGGAGTTTCATCACCTGCTCCAGCGACGACACGATAAGAGTCTGGAATATGGAGAAGGACATTTCGCCAAACGATACCCTGTACAAACGAAACATTTATAGCAAC GAATTGCTCAAAGTATTATACGTGGATCCGGAATTGACGTATTTGAAGGATCTAGATTTAGCTGCCGCGGGATCTACCGAGAAGAGCGACGCGTCCTATGACGGTCGTAACGGTGTAAGATCGATAAGGGTCAGTCCTGACGGCAAACACCTCGCCTCCGGAGATAG ATCCGGCAACATTAGGATTCACGACATCTCGTCGTTGGAGGAACTGTGCTTAATAGAGGCACACGATGCCGAAGTGTTGTGTCTTGAATATTCAAGGTTCTCGCGATCTTTGGCGGATACTCCCAGATTGTTGGCGAGCGCCTCGCGAGATCGGCTGATTCACGTTTTCAGCGTAGATCAGGAATACAATTTCCTACAGACGCTCGACGATCACAGTTCTTCCATTACCGCCGTCAGATTTTTCAACCAATCGAATCAGAATAATCAGATACAGATGGTATCCTGTGGCGCTGATAAGAGCATTATTTTTAGACAGTTGCAATCG ACACCAGGTGGTATGCCACAGTTCGCCAGAGGCCACAACGCTCAGGGAAAGACTACGCTGTACGACATGGAAGTCGATTCCGGACAGAAACACGTCCTAACTGCCTGTCAAGATAGAAACATTAGAGTTTACAATGTTGCCACGGGTAAACACAGCAAAACTTTTAAAGGCTCCGTTAGCGACGACGGCTCGCTGATAAAAGTCGTTCTAG ATGCATCCGGTATTTACGTAGCTACCTCGTGTACAGACAAAACGCTGTGCGTGTACGATTATTACAGCGGCGAGTGTATGGCCACTATGGTCGGTCACTCGGAACTGGTGACGGGTCTGCGTTTCAGTCCAGATTGTCGTCACCTCGTATCCGCGAGCGGTGACGGCTGTGTGTTCGTGTGGCGCGTTCCGCACGACATGATCGTAACCATGCAGGCTCGCCTCGCTCAGCAAGCGATGCGCGCGGGCAA GAGACCGCCTCATGTCAACGGTGACGGAATCGATGTGCAACTGGATAACGAAACCTACGGGTCGCCTCCACTAGATTTTCTCGATCCCAATGCCAATCCGACGCCTCAAAGTGCCAGCGTCGATTACAGATTCAGCGTGGGTCAATTACCATTGTGGGCGAAGAAACAGATAAATACCGCGAGCAGTACCGACGACGGTGCGGCGCTCGGCTCGAACGTCAGGTCCCTCGGTGTCGATTTACCTAAGGGAAGATGGGCGCAACGTGTGCAACAAGGCGACGGTATCACCGTGAAGTCAGTCTACGACAGCGACGAAGTTATACCATTTCCGTCGCGCAGTGCCATTGACTCGGATGGCGGCgtcggtggcggtggtggttcGAAGGACAGTTCCATCGACAGCGGCACGGAGACGAAGTGCAGTAGCGATTATCGCCGGGAAACGATTGTTAGTAAAAGG gaagaagaggagagtgTATTTCGAGCTTGTCCGGAAAGTTTTAGAGAAATcgagaacgaaacgaaacag GTGATTGATGATAAGGTGACCGTAAGAAGTAGCAATAGTATGGATTTGACACGTCAATCGAGGAGCCGTCATCACACCGACGACAGCAGTCTTGGCAGCTTTAAATTTGAG GATCACGAAAGCACTGAACATGATGGGGACGTTGAGGATTATTCCGAAGGAGAAAATGGAACGACTGGTTCGGAAAAGTCACACCACAGATTAATGTACTATCCTCCGCCAGAAGATATCGTGTCAAACCAGTTTACCGTTAACGCGATGGACGTGGAGGAGCTTCGAAG GTCACAAAGGCGGCAGAAAAGGTTGAAAAACGCGGAAAATGGCCGGACGAGCGAATTAACCGCATCTGGCAGTCAGGACGAGTCCGACTCGGAAGGCGGAGCGTCGACTCCTAGCGCCGAGAGAAATCCGCTGTCCATGTTGTCCGAGGCCAGCTCGGAAGGTTTCGATCAGCTGGCCAAGCAGAGTCACAGAGAAAAGTATTTGAAGAATGCCTTCGAGTCCCTCAGCGGAGCCGAGGAGCCTCCGAATCGCGTAAAAGCGACGAGTATCAGCTCGCAGTTCCACGGAAG GCTCAATGAAAATAGCACCGTAACAACCAAAGTACGCAACGCGGCGGTGGTTAATGCGACTAAACACGCGAGAAGCGATGCCGACGTCGTGAAAAAGCGGGAGGAGTTGCAAAGAAGGATAGAAGAAACTAGAAGGAAATTGCAAAGC GTCGGCTACAGGTCATCACTGAAATCCAGTCAGAGCATATCCGACTTGAGCAGCCACATACCGGAGAAGCATCATCGTTCGAGCAGACTCGGCACAGGTAACAGATCCAGTCAACAGAGCCAATTTCTAAAACCGACTAATCCCTGCAAGCCCATGCTAAATCCAAAGCCCGCGTTTAAAACCCAGCAACTCATTAATAAGGTCCAAGGTGTGGGGAGTGCATTACCTAAGCTAGAAGTACCAAATGAAAACTGCTTGTCGAAAAGTCAGACTGCCTCATACGTcagcgagagagcgaaagcGACTCTTAGCCGTCCGTTAACGCTGACATTAAAGAAAACTGAAAAGTACAAGCTGTCCTTGAATAAGGCTAATCAGTCTTTACCCGAATCTCCCGTATGCGAAGAATTGAAGCTGCTAAAGGAGCAATGCAAGAAGAACATCAGCCGGTTCGCGAGATTTGCTCAAAAGAGAAGATCTTGCAGCTACTTTATCGGTTTGCACGACAACGCGGAGGATATCGAGAGCATTGCCAAGTCCTTCGAGAGCTTGCCCGCCATGAACGAGCGTAACATGGAAAATCTCAAAGAGAGCATGGACGACCCTGATGAGGGGAATGGTAATTTCAGCGATGACTCGTTGGAGGGAGACTTTAAGAATCCACCTCGACGTTGCGTCAGCGACCATCAGATAAACCTTCACATGGATGATCATCGAAATTATCCCAATTATCAGAGTCTCCAAAGGCGGATCTTGACCGGCTCTCAAGAGAGCGTGCTCTCCGACGCGTCCGTTGAATCGTTCTCGAAAGGAAGCGCCGAGATCCTGGATTACAATCACTACGATCACGACAGACACTCGAGTGCGAGTTTCTTCCTATCCCGACGTAGGATGCAAGCGGGCAGAAGCCAAGAGAGTATATTGACCGACGAGTCGGATTATCAGATGTTCCCGTTGCGCGAAAACTGCGCCGACCACAGAAGCACGGAGAGCGTGTTGACCGACGATTCGGACTCTCTGGTGAAATCCGCCCCGTTGGAGATGTTGTTCGACTCGCACTACAAGCGCAAGAGGCAAAACTCGGAAACCTACAGCGGTAATCCTGGTAATGCCGTAGAGACCGCTACGGATAACGAGCGAGGTTCTGCCAACGAGAACGAGTTACGCAGGGCGGTGTTTAGATCCAAGTCCTTGCAAGATACTAGAATCAGCAAAGCAAAGAACGACGTCAATTTCGCGGAGGATAACGCGCCGGTAAAAACTCATGTTTACTATGAATTTAGTCTTGACAATGCACGTAAGGACAACGCGATGGACGCGACGATTTGCGACAAATCTGAAAGTACGACCCCACGTGGCAACAGTCTGCAAGTACCGTCGACGCCGATCACACCGATGACCGAGTCGCTGATGATCTTGAACGACTTTGTCGCTCACAAGCCGCCGAAACCCAAAAGAAACTCGTCTCGCACACAGAGTATGCGCAACCGAGCCAGACCGAGCTGGAAATACCTGGACGCACCGCTCTCGTCGGCCACCGGAAAACTCACCGTCGACTCCGATAGCCACGTGTTATCTTCCACGAATCCGGCTTATTTGGACTATCGAGTTACACGAAGCGATCTAGGAGTCAAACGAGATCCGAACAATTCAGACGCGATCGAACAGTTTCTACAGTCGACGGTGCACTATCCGGAACGATCCAACGACGACAAAGACAAGTTCTACAGCTTGCAGCCACATCATCGCGCCGACAAGAACGTTAATTTGCGGGACGAATCGATGTACGGCAACGACGATTCCTCGCATCTAACGAAGAGCCATTATCTAGCCAACAAGATCCACGACACGGGCGAAGAACAAACTGCAGCTGCCGGCAAGGAACGAATCCACTGCTTCGACGACGAGATCCCGACGAAGGATACCGGCGAGACGTACGACTCGTTAGAGCCTGGCGCGACCTCGTGCGACCTGCAAACGATGGAGCTGCGGACTGCCGACTCGAATTTACGGTCCACCAACGAGCGGATCGCGAGCCTGGACGCGAGCGTAGACGTCAGGATAACTCGCGCCATCGAGGGTACCGTGAAATTGCTGTCGAAAGAGTTTGAGAACCTAGTTAGAAAAAAACAGTACTTTATGAAGGAGAAATGTTTGCGACTGGCGCAAGAGACGAACGAGAACTTCGCCAAGTTGGAGGCCGAGCGAGACGGTAGAGCTTGCGCGATCAAGCGTGACGCACGACTACAATCGGGCGGCGAGGACAGCGATTGCGCCGACGTATCAGCGATGGACAGATCACTGATGGAGAGCGGCTCTTCCACGTCCGCCTCGAGTTGCACTAATTCGCCCAAGAGAATGTGGCCACCCGCGTCGCGATGTCAAAGTCACATGAAGTGGACGAAAACTTTGCCGACGATAGACCAAGCGATTCTTCCTACCAAGCATCCTTACGCAG CTGGCAGTAGTGGGGGGCGAATCTCGTCAAAAGTTATTGACAGTGAAGAAGAAGGGGGTGGCATGAGACGCGCCTGTTCGCTGAGCGATCTATCCGTCAGCCCTCCCAACAGGTTACTGCATGGTCCTGTACAag TTTCAGGAAAATTAGCAAGCAAAAATGTGAGCTCAACGTCAAGAACAGTCTCTGGGATTGCCAATGCTGGCAATCAGTCCAGACATGCTTCTGGAAAAAATCATTCGACTCATATAACGAGAAGCAGTAGCGTTGGTGTCTTGAACCAG AGCGATTCAGAATCGGATGCCGGTGTAACCACCGGGGGAAGTAATAGAGGATGGAACAGTCAATCGGGCAATAGCAGAATGAGCGGTTTAATGAGGCCAACCATCAGTTCTCAGAATAAAATCAACcatcaaaataaatcaaacACCTTTGGTGGCAATGTTTCGTCGATATTGAGAAGGCGTGGAATGCAAGGAGCTTTCTCAACTg TTAACCTGAGTCAAGTAGGAAATCAAGAGGACTCAAGTTCCGAGGATACATCTTCGAATGGAAACGGAGGAAAACCAGCGTTACCGCCGAGGCCTAGAAGTATCAGTATTGATCATTCCTCTGCTAG TTTAAGTTTACCCGGTACGACGGTGAGAAGATCTGGCTCAACGACTATCGTGACGAATGGTCGAAGCGGTGCCAACATGATTGGGCAAAACGGAAACAGGATGTCCGCGATGAACAGGAATCAACTGGAACCTAGTCCGCACGAGTTACCGGTGAAAGACACGGATCGTGCTATCGATGTAGCTAGTGCCGAAT TAGGCACGGATAAGACATTAG TATCCACCCAACTGTGCAACACGATCGCGGACGAGCTCACGCGAACCGCGGACAACGTCGTGCAGCTGTATAAGCGTTTGACGAtagacaacgacgatgacccCTCGAGAGAAGCGATCGACCGGGACACCATGCTACGAGGATTGGAATCATCCGTCAACGAGACTATGCGTACTCTACGACTGGTCGTCGCCGGTGGTGAGAGCCATAACGATGGAACTGGCGACAGTATCGTCACGAATGAAGCCACCGCCAAATTTCAAGAATTACTCGCGGGTCAGGATCAGGGCAAGGTAGTTAACATGATGCAGCAGTACTCCGAGCTGCTCTTAACTATGATGCAGCAAAGGATGGGAGGGACTCACTCAAGTCACACGTAA